One window of Medicago truncatula cultivar Jemalong A17 chromosome 2, MtrunA17r5.0-ANR, whole genome shotgun sequence genomic DNA carries:
- the LOC25486097 gene encoding probable aspartic proteinase GIP2, protein MASFSTLFSTLILTIALLSFSCSSQQFFSPVEKDPITNLFSTLLWVGTEPTHEFNFVIDIGGPILWYDCNKAYNSSTYNPISCESKHCTNDAGCTSCNGPFKPGCSNNTCGANIINPLVDAIFSGDTGSDALFIPKSKIKVSDFISGCTDSNAFADSADSDFPLKNLPKTSKGILGLARTPLSLPKQLSLAPFKLLNKFALCLPSSNNLGSLFIGGVGSSLSKFQLTKVPLVINPFSTAPIFTDGDASYEYFIDVKSIKVGGEVLSFKSSLLSIDNKGNGGTKLSTMKSFTVLHSSIFKPLVRDFTKKASDKKIKKVASVAPFDTCFDLSTIGKTNTGLDVPTIGLVLEGGVEWTIFGGNSMVLVSKNVACLGFVDGGKEPRTAVVIGGHQLEDIVLEFDLVSSKLGFSSSLLLQNASCSNSNSVNKMVKSSESFISVE, encoded by the coding sequence ATGGCTTCTTTTTCTACACTTTTCTCCACTCTAATTCTCACAATAGCCCTTCTCTCATTTTCTTGCTCATCACAACAGTTCTTCTCACCAGTTGAAAAAGACCCAATAACCAATCTATTCTCCACTTTACTTTGGGTAGGAACAGAACCTACACATGAATTCAATTTTGTGATTGATATTGGAGGACCAATCCTATGGTATGACTGCAACAAAGCCTACAACTCTTCAACCTACAATCCCATCTCTTGTGAATCCAAACATTGCACTAATGATGCTGGATGCACTAGCTGCAATGGTCCTTTCAAACCAGGTTGCTCAAACAATACATGTGGTGCTAACATAATTAATCCATTAGTTGATGCAATTTTTTCAGGTGACACTGGCAGTGATGCTTTGTTCATACCAAAATCTAAAATCAAAGTCTCTGACTTTATCTCTGGTTGCACTGACTCTAATGCATTTGCTGATTCTGCTGACTCTGATTTCCCTCTCAAAAACTTACCAAAAACTAGTAAAGGTATATTAGGCCTTGCAAGAACACCACTTTCATTACCAAAACAGCTTTCATTAGCTccttttaaacttcttaacaagtTTGCTCTTTGTTTACCATCTTCAAACAATCTTGGTAGTCTTTTCATTGGTGGGGTAGGATCTTCTCTTTCCAAGTTTCAACTCACTAAAGTTCCTCTTGTTATTAATCCCTTTAGCACTGCTCCAATATTTACCGATGGTGATGCTTCTTATGAATACTTTATTGATGTGAAATCAATTAAAGTTGGTGGTGAAGTTCTGAGCTTCAAGTCTTCCCTTTTGTCCATTGACAATAAGGGAAATGGTGGAACAAAACTTAGCACAATGAAGTCCTTCACTGTGTTGCATAGTTCCATATTCAAACCACTTGTTAGAGATTTTACTAAGAAGGCttctgataaaaaaataaagaaagtggCATCAGTGGCACCATTTGATACATGTTTTGATTTGAGCACTATTGGTAAGACTAATACTGGATTGGATGTGCCTACTATTGGTTTGGTGCTAGAAGGAGGTGTGGAGTGGACAATTTTTGGTGGAAATTCTATGGTCTTGGTGAGTAAAAATGTAGCATGTCTTGGATTTGTGGATGGTGGTAAAGAGCCAAGAACAGCTGTTGTTATTGGTGGACACCAGTTGGAGGACATTGTATTGGagtttgatttggtttcttCTAAATTAGGATTCAGCTCTTCCTTGCTCCTTCAAAATGCAAGTTGTTCCAACTCCAATTCAGTGAATAAGATGGTAAAATCTAGTGAAAGTTTCATTTCAGTTGAGTGA